A region from the Haliaeetus albicilla chromosome 16, bHalAlb1.1, whole genome shotgun sequence genome encodes:
- the SVIP gene encoding small VCP/p97-interacting protein, producing the protein MTGRALPERGAWRGPRAEPLSPPPPPHRSPALPVVGPAMGLCLPCMGGAVKDVVETPDPEIKRRQLAEAAEKRQMEASSRGIKNAYSVEQKKKKQEEIEKRIAASGSGGEGGLRWQVG; encoded by the exons atGACGGGGCGGGCCCTGCCGGAACGCGGCGCTTGGCGAGGGCCGCGGGCGGAGCCGTTgtcgccgccgcctccccctcACCGATCGCCGGCCCTGCCGGTGGTGGGGCCCGCCATGGGGCTGTGCCTGCCCTGCATGGGGGGTGCCGTCAAGGACGTGGTGGAAACGCCCGACCCG gaaataaaaagaagacagCTAGCAGAAGCTGCTGAAAAGAGGCAGATGGAG GCTTCCTCTCGAGGTATTAAGAACGCTTACTCTgtagagcaaaagaaaaagaaacaggaagaaatagaaaaaagaattgCAGCTTCAGGttctggaggagaaggaggactGAGg TGGCAGGTTGGATAA